The genomic stretch CTACATAGGGCCTTTAGAGTCAGCGTATTTGAACGGACCCTCGGATGTGCTGCTAATAGCGTGCAACACCGAAAAACTTCCGACCGGTAAACCACGAAACCTGCTGTGGTGTTCTCCATATGATTTCAGCCATTAGCCACTGAATACGAAACGCAGTTattcataaaatattttaaaagtttATTTGATAAATGAGTGTTTGCTGACATTGCCGTtgctaattagctaattagtCATCGTGCAAGAAATGGATGAAATTCCTGCTTTGAAAGTGCCGCAACGATACGCTCAGCTTTACAGGTGAGGGACCCTCAGCCCCTAGCAATACatgttgttgatgttgatgttatTTCTGTGGTtggattttcactttttaaaatgcGTTTCATAGACAACATCTGCTGGAAAAGGGTGTCTTGGACCTTCAGTACTGTGTACAAAAGCACTCGAATGGAGTGGTGACTTTACCAATTCTGCCATCTGCTCTGCCAAATCTGGATCTGCTTTCACTTCAGAGCTCTGTGGCTGAAGATAGCTCTTGTGAGATACTTAAAATACAGGTATACACATGTCAGAAGTCATTCAAGTCGGTCCATCGTTGTCTTGTATCCTGGGAACCTCTTTGTctatttgatttttatttttttttatccgtAGGGTCCCCAGCtatcaaaaaaaggaaaactgaaGTCTTGTCAACAGAGAATTATACAGGCTGTGCAAACACTGGTGGTTAATAAAGGAGAAAAATGGAGGCCAGAACTAGATGATGACCTCCCCAGAGGATGGCGAAGGCATGGAGATCTGGTTCTTTTTGGTGAAGGATGCTTTTCGCAGACTATCTGGAGAGAGATTGGTGAGTTGTGGTGTTCACAAACTTTAGTCATATGAA from Salminus brasiliensis chromosome 19, fSalBra1.hap2, whole genome shotgun sequence encodes the following:
- the trmt12 gene encoding tRNA wybutosine-synthesizing protein 2 homolog translates to MDEIPALKVPQRYAQLYRQHLLEKGVLDLQYCVQKHSNGVVTLPILPSALPNLDLLSLQSSVAEDSSCEILKIQGPQLSKKGKLKSCQQRIIQAVQTLVVNKGEKWRPELDDDLPRGWRRHGDLVLFGEGCFSQTIWREIGSELWVAVAHALGVKRLAQIKQISQDGFRTPVVTMLLGNSSYVMQVDNHIRYEFDVTKCMFSFGNITEKLRIASFNCTGETVVDLYAGMY